From a single Pleurodeles waltl isolate 20211129_DDA chromosome 8, aPleWal1.hap1.20221129, whole genome shotgun sequence genomic region:
- the EXPH5 gene encoding exophilin-5 isoform X1: MNARFQRVHAGPGHEASRDSCGSDNGSVKAERRSRVQRVLESERESRGAEDRRPSKLQNAKRDIKWLQGVTGEWFEEIQKKKFRNDTDVSSIVKQPLTYRLKNTNKNETTDLNMSRSKSQQTTGSSSSSSSILGLRSPIASLFSFRKLRKQSWKPPSLQRHTFPTLGSQASPRMERHAQQSDMYNMPSQNQHFHSPLSTKETRTGVGNAPPAACQLERELFQVLGDLERTLVQEQTESVTAMGTPSYTSRGQYKSGYASERAYSSFLGDQKHCNKSSENLFPDSSVKINPNDSYKTHATFRPQRFYEMYSNRHRTATKHGYFQGQSSNEIPPESPGSMCRSQSSATGVGKFSSSSLNLPFFRHSSSGFFHRGTPKESKRAPLSDIVWSPPLSPCSPVENCNIVSRSHSLMDLTNIDHDQTPKPLQQNSVYEFYRSQHNIPEKTFGKENSFDYVFQVEEKTSRVVSIESESEHCRHVVVDTTQPSDNDMLCQNIVPMQTEDTCDEGNKENCQEADEYDSDATIHSSDTMSESGMDFSESGIDEQQSTPNTLSPAAQLTAQHECVPTADGNLSHQHHYSSSATAEHHLQHRQAWPIESSLHHRYSSPTAAKVPLQKMRLTAASPELPPQQSYLSSEASKLPTQQEKSLSTLSALTHHEYPPSAELKLNPQQGYTSLVTPELPHLHGYSSSEMYVSQTQHDHSFLVSVVTGPPSQNGHSYSGSTSSYCWDYEYSSLPAKLPSDYERSLPAEVPSQFEHSCPTELSSQDGCPPHITHMLLSQRGRSPSTTELPSQHGFSPPVSPTEAIDVKGNIKEPTSQNTVLSILPEDLSGSNFAAIKIPHALSDPAGLIGFKNTESGATHTANCRSPAGSVAHYSAVDDLDCQTDLHTTKMVHKKQMKAYNSDKEHIIPPVTSSHQEDNIYSLFNHEDKIHVEDSNNLKSTTHYDDTSHLTPNILPVGISDQICDSQSPSFCNSTNNVILPRAFKVFDFRASRDQPKYIALHRHSPVLTPTNAFKEESQLSRPHEITDLLQGTKPSGRTHCAVDDSGNNQRKSQTGKHDLLPRQMAHSQRSLDKSDATLHSSLPDISSTYAGLDLAHSEILPTNEDWLTLRSRRTESKSSARQFRRYSSILLQASSLPNLDLMESVLQTSSERLTVKGDNLKTSIADARDIHKHPVQEQSTVRQYRLIGDQTQNKEHSQTQTVPEDTSIMNKEMFESPQALPTTNFELSSDSVTNPKTTFPLKTPTTSLLNCKSPDSLVVNQAANPSTSGSAKDPPFKSNQQLKAPNYDISGTSITNSLNSYTTAIFTTVHYTSFSEAGIGESLPKTALFSVAKPGATTDLSDLTPTPEYQDTRALKASTFVISNLESEVFNVVHEPNFITHQPAASCMSVDAVRFAETHENEQKTENTPCSNWKQTKRQMEEVSLDVLPNNELKPAEGKHFQSTLPSDSSGIMSEPSTYTSNNSVEVPLINDGISDMEKSSLGSFTSQIDNLLSKSACDNSVESENTNMSFSRTSNKPLLPGRRCLGDHLQTYSSSDRTSLFSDHKSRPVVLMQEQLAQTPKPFVFDDDKENIPDTIDLVVPCDVNTCVVPGRTPKKDQFYDPYCITNGSSVRQPPPELPFHLGKVSFFPSSDGAEEQNSLQEYKTKSTISFVSAQDKIEYHELVSVYYTWPRKHSKPLSSALPDVPVSTDKNLLSPKSILNRKQDFHIDLANPALPLPRFLGRRQSTDSLLSNISCEHNTSSIHSTARHSPARSPSWDESEQHRMLSQKGIYSIKNVSPHISLNLRDSPDLVASDVSTHAQYLNSQVASGTADIVDEKKCLSSMPRSHETRGISHQSRLLNSFSPQQLDKGNAFQENFPDTVSPLRQLRNANLENRQAIPRMKEDYNQNILQGNATCGIESKIHNGNNSINTTHGLEYSQIDTDAQVFTCRSQIQDTCPVAKIGALENRVDVCADLKKTKDVMHPASQNILSGDLSLEDLHIKSIKPQFNLRHTTIDRATPLDSHELQKTKQVQISQGNQHGIKDSGFHEYVKNLENNHSLFCEDKLLDITHEQPVTPPATNANRFTFDYTKDSTLDTAKSTNESCSTINWEKMYKVRTRKHSYPHSFQVLPPTSVPLRRGKSDSWVQLNKQKSVSSSRSPLQSLDESGTYDNDWTSLKTANKKNMELDKSCVPLSPVADLTETMLKNTHGQNGGFSRTKRSESDPACSVNYTKSSFMSKGFPDETARTANTYRLSSTLESPGEFDDPSLPVSDWPRNHSRSVQDPVSPLLPFETDNYSSLKSTNFEKSGLTEQNLFEWEMKPWEEDQYVHRSKSLKNLNLQGRHSAFTDIKSRSNGRFSATTNVEQAYGRHPSSPSLSRAFKYNRKFRSHSELMSTDENDNWHSYSHNTPGYRSTRSDSTSPTVGFGIFGKEQQLAFLENIKRSLTEGRLWRPCYLKNPGFLRREADSALETTLFPNSSFGSTIKVPGLPPRETLNIYRDDPVIYSESDTDTTTDDEYYLDEIDKESEL, translated from the exons TGTCAACTTGAAAGAGAACTTTTTCAAG TTTTAGGTGACTTGGAGAGGACTCTTGTGCAAGAACAAACTGAGAGTGTTACTGCCATGGGAACACCATCCTACACATCCAGAGGACAATACAAGAGTGGATATGCAAGTGAAAGGGCATACAGCAGCTTTTTGGGAGACCAGAAGCATTGCAACAAAAGCTCTGAAAACCTATTTCCTGATAGCTCTGTGAAGATCAACCCCAATGATTCCTATAAAACACATGCCACTTTCAGGCCTCAAAGATTTTATGAGATGTACTCAAACAGGCACCGCACAGCCACAAAGCATGGCTATTTCCAAGGACAATCATCAAATGAAATCCCTCCTGAGTCACCTGGGTCCATGTGCAGATCACAAAGTTCTGCAACTGGTGTTGGGAAATTTTCATCAAGTAGTTTAAACCTCCCTTTCTTTAGACACAGCAGCTCTGGGTTTTTCCATAGAGGAACTCCAAAGGAGTCAAAAAGGGCACCTTTATCTGACATTGTGTGGAGTCCACCATTATCACCGTGCAGTCCTGTAGagaactgcaacattgtttccaggtccCATTCTTTAATGGACCTCACCAATATTGACCATGACCAAACCCCAAAACCACTGCAGCAGAACAGTGTGTATGAATTCTACCGCTCACAACACAACATTCCTGAAAAGACTTTTGGAAAAGAAAATTCATTTGACTATGTATTCCAAGTGGAAGAAAAAACAAGTCGGGTAGTTAGCATTGAATCAGAGAGCGAACATTGCCGTCATGTGGTAGTTGACACTACCCAACCCTCTGACAACGACATGCTTTGCCAAAACATTGTGCCAATGCAAACGGAGGACACTTGTGATGAAGGGAACAAAGAAAACTGCCAAGAAGCAGATGAATATGACAGTGATGCCACAATTCATTCCTCTGATACAATGAGTGAGTCCGGCATGGATTTCAGTGAGTCTGGTATAGATGAGCAGCAGTCTACACCCAACACTTTATCTCCTGCAGCTcaactcacagcacaacatgaATGTGTACCTACTGCAGATGGCAACCTCTCTCATCAGCATCACTATTCATCCTCTGCTACTGCTGAACATCATCTGCAGCACAGACAGGCATGGCCTATTGAGTCCTCTTTGCATCACAGGTATTCCTCTCCCACTGCTGCTAAAGTTCCTTTGCAAAAGATGCGTTTGACAGCTGCTAGTCCTGAACTCCCTCCACAGCAGTCATATTTATCGTCAGAAGCATCCAAACTCCCTACTCAGCAAGAAAAGTCACTCTCCACACTATCTGCACTTACCCATCATGAATATCCACCCTCAGCAGAATTAAAACTCAATCCTCAGCAAGGATATACATCACTGGTGACACCTGAACTCCCCCACCTGCATGGCTATTCATCATCAGAAATGTATGTGTCTCAAACACAGCATGACCACTCATTCCTTGTTTCTGTTGTCACTGGCCCACCTTCACAAAATGGGCACTCATATTCTGGTTCAACTTCTTCATACTGTTGGGACTATGAGTATTCCTCTCTTCCTGCCAAACTCCCTTCAGATTATGAACGTTCACTTCCTGCTGAAGTCCCTTCACAGTTTGAACATTCATGCCCCACTGAACTCTCTTCACAAGATGGGTGTCCACCTCATATAACTCATATGTTGCTTTCACAGCGTGGAAGGTCACCTTCCACTACTGAGCTGCCTTCACAGCATGGCTTCTCCCCTCCTGTGTCTCCCACAGAAGCAATAGATGTCAAGGGTAATATAAAAGAACCCACTTCACAAAATACTGTACTTTCTATCTTGCCGGAGGATCTTTCAGGTAGTAATTTTGCTGCCATTAAAATTCCTCATGCTCTCTCTGATCCTGCAGGTTTAATTGGATTTAAAAATACCGAATCTGGTGCCACTCACACTGCTAACTGCAGATCTCCAGCAGGATCTGTTGCACATTATAGTGCAGTAGATGATTTGGACTGTCAGACAGACCTTCACACTACTAAGATGGTCCATAAAAAACAGATGAAAGCTTACAATTCAGACAAAGAACACATCATACCACCTGTTACCAGTTCACACCAAGAAGACAATATATATTCACTTTTCAATCATGAAGACAAAATACATGTTGAAGACAGCAATAATTTAAAATCTACAACACATTATGACGACACCAGTCACTTGACACCCAATATACTTCCTGTTGGAATATCTGATCAAATCTGTGACAGCCAGAGTCCATCCTTCTGTAATTCAACAAATAATGTGATTCTGCCTAGGGCTTTCAAGGTATTTGATTTCCGTGCCTCAAGAGACCAACCCAAGTACATTGCACTGCATAGGCATTCTCCTGTGCTCACTCCTACTAATGCCTTCAAAGAGGAGTCACAGCTATCTAGGCCACATGAGATCACTGACTTACTCCAAGGCACAAAACCATCAGGTAGGACACATTGTGCAGTGGATGACAGTGGCAACAATCAGAGGAAGTCGCAGACAGGCAAGCATGACCTTCTTCCTAGACAAATGGCTCATTCTCAGAGATCTCTTGACAAATCTGATGCAACCTTGCACAGCAGCTTGCCAGATATTTCTAGTACATATGCAGGGTTGGATCTTGCTCACTCTGAAATACTACCTACAAATGAAGACTGGCTAACATTAAGAAGCAGAAGAACTGAATCCAAATCATCAGCTAGACAATTCAGGCGATATAGCTCCATTCTTTTGCAGGCATCTTCTCTTCCAAATTTAGATCTAATGGAAAGTGTTCTGCAGACATCTTCAGAAAGACTGACTGTCAAAGGtgacaatttaaaaacatcaattGCAGATGCTCGCGATATTCACAAGCATCCAGTTCAGGAGCAAAGTACAGTAAGGCAATACAGATTAATTGGAGATCAAACACAAAATAAAGAACATTCACAGACACAGACAGTGCCGGAAGACACAAGCATCATGAACAAGGAAATGTTTGAAAGCCCTCAAGCTCTGCCAACCACTAATTTTGAACTTTCTTCCGATTCTGTGACTAACCCCAAAACAACATTTCCACTAAAAACACCAACCACTTCTTTATTAAATTGCAAAAGTCCAGATTCGCTAGTTGTGAATCAAGCAGCAAATCCATCTACAAGTGGTTCAGCGAAGGATCCCCCTTTTAAATCAAATCAACAACTAAAAGCCCCTAATTATGACATAAGTGGGACATCAATTACAAATTCCCTGAATAGTTACACTACAGCCATTTTTACAACTGTGCATTACACCTCATTTTCTGAAGCCGGAATAGGTGAATCACTGCCAAAGACAGCACTTTTCTCTGTGGCTAAGCCTGGTGCTACCACAGATCTCTCTGACCTCACACCCACTCCAGAATATCAAGACACTAGGGCTTTGAAGGCAAGCACATTTGTTATATCCAATTTGGAATCTGAAGTTTTTAATGTTGTACATGAACCAAATTTCATCACACACCAACCTGCGGCTTCATGTATGTCAGTAGATGCTGTTAGATTTGCAGAAACTCATGAAAATGAAcagaaaactgaaaataccccttgTTCCAATTGGAAACAGACAAAAAGACAAATGGAAGAGGTTTCTCTAGATGTGCTGCCTAATAATGAGTTAAAACCTGCTGAGGGCAAACATTTTCAGTCAACCTTGCCTAGCGATTCTTCTGGGATAATGTCTGAACCTTCAACTTACACTTCCAATAATTCAGTTGAAGTACCGCTGATAAACGATGGTATCTCTGATATGGAAAAATCCTCTCTTGGTAGTTTTACATCACAGATCGACAATTTACTAAGCAAGAGTGCATGTGACAATAGTGTTGAGTCAGAAAATACAAATATGTCTTTCTCTCGCACTAGTAACAAacctcttcttccaggcagaagaTGTTTAGGAGACCATTTGCAGACATATTCATCAAGTGATAGAACTTCGCTCTTTTCAGATCACAAAagcaggcctgttgtgttgatgcaaGAGCAACTAGCCCAAACACCAAAGCCATTTGTTTTTGATGATGATAAAGAAAATATTCCAGACACAATTGACTTAGTTGTGCCTTGTGATGTAAATACATGTGTGGTCCCTGGTAGAACACCTAAAAAAGATCAGTTTTATGATCCTTACTGTATTACAAATGGCTCCTCTGTACGACAACCCCCTCCAGAATTGCCATTTCACCTTGGAAAAGTGAGTTTCTTTCCATCTTCAGATGGAGCAGAAGAGCAAAATTCTTTGCAGGAATATAAAACGAAGAGCACAATTTCATTCGTTTCTGCTCAAGATAAAATTGAGTATCATGAATTAGTTTCAGTCTATTATACCTGGCCACGTAAACACTCAAAACCATTGTCCAGTGCATTGCCAGATGTACCAGTGTCTACAGATAAAAACCTTCTATCTCCAAAAAGCATTCTTAACAGAAAGCAGGATTTCCATATTGATTTAGCAAATCCTGCTCTTCCACTTCCCAGGTTTTTAGGTAGACGGCAGTCCACGGACAGCTTATTGTCCAATATAAGTTGTGAACACAACACGAGCAGCATTCATTCTACTGCAAGACATTCCCCAGCTAGATCACCTTCATGGGATGAGAGTGAACAACACAGAATGCTGTCACAAAAAGGTATCTATTCCATCAAGAATGTTTCACCACATATTTCATTAAACTTAAGAGACTCTCCTGATCTAGTGGCGTCTGATGTTTCCACCCATGCCCAATATTTAAATTCACAGGTTGCCTCTGGGACTGCAGATATCGTAGATGAAAAAAAATGCCTATCTTCTATGCCCAGAAGTCATGAAACGAGAGGGATATCTCATCAGAGCCGGCTTTTGAACTCTTTCTCACCACAACAACTTGATAAAGGTAATGCTTTTCAGGAGAATTTCCCAGACACAGTCAGTCCTTTACGTCAGCTACGAAATGCAAACCTGGAGAACAGGCAGGCAATTCCACGAATGAAGGAAGATTACAATCAGAATATTTTACAAGGGAATGCAACCTGTGGTATTGAAAGCAAAATACACAATGGAAATAATTCTATCAATACTACACATGGTTTGGAATATTCACAGATTGATACTGATGCACAGGTGTTTACATGTAGGTCACAAATCCAAGACACATGCCCTGTAGCTAAAATAGGGGCTCTTGAAAACAGGGTAGATGTTTGTGCTGACTTGAAAAAAACTAAGGATGTAATGCATCCTGCATCTCAAAACATACTTTCTGGAGACCTGTCACTTGAAGATTTACACATCAAGTCAATAAAGCCACAATTTAATCTTCGGCATACTACAATAGACCGTGCCACTCCGTTAGATTCTCatgaactgcaaaaaacaaaacaagtgcaAATCTCACAAGGAAACCAGCATGGCATAAAGGATAGTGGTTTTCATGAATATGTCAAGAATCTTGAAAATAACCACAGCCTTTTCTGTGAAGATAAATTGCTTGATATCACTCATGAGCAACCAGTAACGCCACCTGCAACAAATGCAAACAGATTTACCTTTGATTACACAAAAGACAGCACTCTTGACACTGCAAAATCCACAAATGAAAGTTGCAGTACAATTAACTGGGAAAAGATGTATAAAGTTAGAACTCGAAAACATTCTTATCCACACTCCTTCCAGGTGCTCCCTCCAACCAGTGTTCCCTTACGAAGAGGAAAAAGTGACAGCTGGGTCCAACTTAACAAACAGAAGAGTGTATCATCTTCCAGGAGTCCTCTCCAATCCCTCGATGAGTCTGGGACATATGATAATGATTGGACATCCTTGAAGAccgcaaacaaaaaaaatatggaaCTAGACAAAAgttgtgtgcctctgtcacctgttgCAGACCTCACAGAGACAATGCTTAAAAATACTCATGGCCAGAACGGCGGTTTCTCCAGGACTAAACGTAGCGAAAGCGACCCTGCATGTTCAGTAAATTACACAAAATCATCTTTTATGTCAAAAGGCTTCCCAGATGAAACAGCTAGAACTGCGAATACATACAGACTCAGTTCCACTCTTGAAAGTCCTGGAGAATTTGATGACCCTAGCCTCCCTGTTTCTGATTGGCCAAGAAATCACAGCAGGAGTGTTCAGGATCCTGTAAGTCCATTGCTGCCTTTTGAAACTGATAACTACAGCTCACTCAAGAGTACCAATTTTGAGAAAAGTGGTTTGACTGAGCAAAACCTGTTTGAGTGGGAGATGAAACCATGGGAGGAAGACCAGTACGTTCATagatcaaaaagtttaaaaaatttaaatttgcaGGGTAGACATTCTGCATTCACAGACATCAAGAGCAGGTCCAATGGCCGATTTTCTGCCACTACAAATGTTGAACAGGCCTATGGAAGGCATCCCTCCTCACCTTCTCTGTCCCGGGCTTTTAAGTATAACAGGAAGTTTAGGTCTCATTCAGAACTTATGTCTACTGATGAGAATGACAATTGGCACTCCTATTCACACAATACTCCAGGATACCGCTCCACAAGAAGTGACTCTACCTCACCGACTGTTGGATTTGGGATATTTGGGAAAGAACAGCAGTTGGCTTTCTTGGAGAACATTAAGCGGTCACTCACTGAGGGGCGATTATGGAGACCGTGTTATCTCAAAAACccaggtttcctgaggagggaggcagaCAGTGCTTTAGAGACTACCCTCTTCCCAAACTCAAGCTTTGGAAGTACAATTAAAGTGCCAGGGCTGCCACCAAGAGAGACTCTCAATATCTATCGAGATGACCCTGTAATTTATTCTGAGTCTGACACTGATACCACAACAGATGATGAATATTACCTTGATGAGATTGATAAAGAGTCAGAACTATGA